The DNA window CCTGTACCAGGACGTTGCCCAGCGCGGTGGCCTCGACGGGACCGGCGAGCACCGGCAGTCCGCAGGCGTCGGCGGTGAGCTGGCACAGCAGTTCGTTGCGGGCGCCGCCGCCGACGATGTGCACGGCGTCGACGTGCCGGCCGGAGAGCTGCTGGGCCTGTCGGACGGCACGCCGGTGCGCCAGCGCGAGGCTGTCCATGATGCATCGGACGGTGGCCGCCGGGCCTGCGGGCACCGGCTCGCCGGCGCGCCGGCAGGCGTCGGCGATTAGCGTGGGCATGTCGCCGGGCGGCAGGAACGCCGGGTCGTCCGGGTCCACGACGGAGCGGAAGGCCGGTTCCCGGGCCGCCCGCCGCAGCAGGTCGGTCAGGTCGCCGCCGCCCCAGGCGCGCAGCGATTCCTGCAGCAGCCACAGGCCCATCACGTTGCGCAGGTAGCGGAACGTGCCGTCGACGCCGGACTCGTTGGTGAAGTTGGCCCGGCGGCTCGCCTCGCTGAGTACCGGGGCGTCGAGTTCGACGCCCACGAGAGACCAGGTTCCGCACGAGATGTAGGCGAAGTGGTGCCCCGCCGCCGGCACGCCCACCACCGCCGATGCCGTGTCGTGCGAGCCGACGGCCACCACCTGCGGCGAGCCCGGCAGGGCCAGATCGGGCCGGACCGGGCCGATCCGGGTGCCCGGCTCGCGTAGCGGCGGGAACAGCTCGCTGCGGATGCCCGCGTCGGCCATCAGGCCGGCGGCCCAGGCCCGCCGCCGCAGGTCGTACAGCTGGGTCGTCGAGGCGTTGGTGAGCTCGGCGCCGAGCTGGCCGGTGAGCCAGTACGCGATGAGGTCCGGGATCAGCAGCAGCCGGTGGGCGATGTCCAGCTGCGGCGTGCCTGCGGCCGCGACGAGCTGGTAGAGCGTGTTGAACGGCAGCTGCTGCAGGCCCGTGGTCGTGTAGAGCCGCTCCTCGCCCAGCTGTTTGGCGACCCGCTCGGCGACCCCGTCGGTGCGGCCGTCCCGGTAGTGCACCGGGTTGCCGAGCAGCGCGCCGGAGGCGTCGACCAGCCCGTAGTCGACTGCCCATGAGTCGATGCCGATGCTGGCCACGGGGCCGGCGGCGTGTAGACCGTCGAGCACGCCCCGCCACAGGCGGAGGATGTCCCAGTGCAGGGTGTCCCCGGCGCGTACCGGCTCGTTGGTGAACCGGTACGCCTCCGTCAGGTCCAGCTTTCCAGCGCCGACGCGTCCGACCATGACCCGGCCGCTGGAGGCGCCCAGATCGACGGCGGCAAGGTTGACGACGGTGTTCACAGCATCCCCCGTCGAACCGCCCACACCACGGCCTGGATCGGCGCCTTCACGTCGAGCCGGTCGCAGACCGCCCGTATCCGCCGGCGCACGGTTCGCTCGGAGAGCCCCAGCCGCCGCGCCACCGTCTCGAGCGGCAGCCCAGCCGCCAGCAACCGCAGCAGCCGCAGGTCCTCCTCGTCGAGCACGGGGCTCCTCACCATCACCGTCGTTCCCACCTCGCACCGGCCGGCTCAGCGGAGGAAGGCCGCGGCGACGCCAGCGTCCACCGGAACGTGCAGCCCCGTCGTGTGCGTCAGGTCCCCGGCGGTGAGCACGAAGACGGCGTTGGCGACGTGCTCGGGCAGCACCTCCCGCTTGAGCAGGGTGCGCTGGGCGTAGAACTCCCCCAGCTTCTCCTCCGGCACCCCGTAGACGGCGGCGCGCTGAGCACCCCAGCCACCGGCGAAGATGCCGGAGCCGCGCACCACTCCGTCGGGGTTGACGCCGTTGACCCGGATGCCGTGGCCGCCCAGCTCGGCGGCGAGGAGACGGACCTGGTGCGCCTGGTCGGCCTTGGCCGCCCCGTAGGCGACGTTGTTCGGGCCGGCGAACAGGGAGTTCTTGCTGGAGATGTAGACGATGTCCCCGCCCATCGCCTGGTCGATAAGGACCCGCGCGGTCTCGCGCGAGACCAGGAAGGAGCCCTTAGCCATGACGTCGTGCTGCACGTCCCAGTCGGCCTCGGTGGTGTCCAGCAGCGACTTGGACAACGACAGCCCGGCGTTGTTGACCACCAGGTCCAGGCCGCCGAAGGCGAGGACCGCCGCGCGGACCGCGGCGGCCACCGCGGCGGCGTCGGTCACGTCCAGCGGTACGGCCACCGCAGCGTCCGCCCCGCCGAGTTCGCCGGCGACCGCCTCGGCGGCGGCGGTGTCCCGGTCGGTGACCACCACGCAGGCGCCCTCGGCGGCCAGCCGGTGGGCGATGGCCCGACCGATGCCGGAGCCGGCGCCGGTGACCAGGGCGATGCGGGTGGCCAGCGGCTTCGGCTTGGGCATCCGGGCCAGCTTGGCCTCTTCGAGGGCCCAGTATTCGATGCGGAACTTTTCGGCCTCGTCGATCGGGGCGTAGCGGGACACCGCCTCGGCGCCCCGCATGACGTTGATGGCGTTGACGTAGAACTCGCCGGCGACCCGGGCGGTCTGCTTGTTGGCCCCGAAGCTGAACATGCCCACTCCGGGCACGAGCACGATGGCCGGGTCGGCACCGCGCATCGGCGGGCTGTCCGGGGTGGCGTGGCGCTCGTAGTAGGCGCGGTAGTCGTCCCGGTAGGCGGCGTGTAGTTCGCGGAGCCGCGCGACGGTGTCCGCAAGCGGGGCGGTGGGCGGCAGGTCGAGCACCATCGGGCGGACCTTGGTGCGCAGGAAGTGGTCCGGGCACGAGGTGCCGAGCGCGGCGAGGGCGGGGTGCCCCTCGCGGGCGACGAAGTCGAGCACTACGTCGCTGTCGGTGAAGTGCCCCACCTGCGGTCGGTCGGTCGACGCCAGTCCCCGGATTACCGTCGCAAGCGCCGCCGCCCGGGCGCGCCGCTCGTCGGGCGGCAGCGGCTCGTGGCCGGCGACCACCGGGCCGAATGGCTCGGGTCGGCCCCGCTCGTCGAGGTACGCCTGCGCGGACCGGATGATCTCCCGCGAGTTGCGCTCGCACTCCTCGCTGGTCGCACCCCAGGCGGTGATGCCGTGCCCGCCGAGGATGACGCCGATCGCCTGGGGGTTGGCCTTCGCGACGGCGGTGATGTCGAGGCCGAGCTGGAAGCCGGGTCGCCGCCACGGGACCCACCGCACCCGGTCGCCGAAGATCTCCTTGGTCAGCTCCGGCCCGTCGGCGGCGGTGGCGACCGCGATGCCGGCGTCGGGATGCAGGTGGTCGACGTGAGCGGCGTCGACCAGGCCGTGCATCGCGGTGTCGATGGACGGCGCGGCGCCGCCACGGCCGTGCAGGCAGTAGTCGAACGCGGCGACCATCTCGTCCTCGCGCTCGATCCCGGGGTAGACGTCGACGAGGGCGCGCAGCCGGTCGAGCCGCAGCACGGCCAGGCCCGCCTCGGTGATCGTGCCGAGGTCGCCGCCGGAGCCCTTGACCCACAACAGGTGCACCGGGCCGCCGGTCACCGGGTCCGTGGCCTCGCCCTTGGCGGAAGTGTTGCCGCCGGCGTAGTTGGTCGTGGTCGGGTCGGCGCCGAGCCGGTTGCTGCGGGCGATGAGCGCCTGAACCTCAGAATGCATCGTCCTCACGTCTCCTGTGTGCGTTCTCGGTGGTGGTCAGGCGCCCCAGCCGGCCTGCTGGCCGCCAGCCCGTTCGGCCCGGATGCGCTCGAAGTAGCCGGAGCGGGCGTAGGCGGCCATGGGGTCGGGATCCAGGCCCAGGTCGGCACGCAGCTCGGCGAGCAGCGGCCGAACGTCGCTGTTGTAGGCGTCCATCAGGGCCGCGTTCGCGCCGAGCACGTCACCGGCCTGCTGGGCGGCCGCGAGCGCCCCGGCGTCGACGAGCAGCGCCTTGGCGGTGGCCTCCTGCACGTTGAGCACCGAACGGATGATGGCCGGGATCTTCGGCTCGATGTTGTGGCACTGGTCGAGCATGAACGCGATCCCCGCCTCGGGGCGCAGGGCGTCGCCCCGGACGATCTCGTACATGATGCGGAACAGCTGGAACGGGTCCGCCGAGCCGACCATCAGGTCGTCGTCGGCGTAGAAGCGGGAATTGAAGTCGAAGCCGCCCAGCTTCCCGACCCGCAGCAGGAACGCCACGATGAACTCGATGTTGGTGCCCGGCGCGTGGTGCCCGGTGTCGATGACCACCTGCGCCTTCGGGCCCAGCTCCAGGCAGTGCGCGTAGGCGGTGCCCCAGTCCGGCACGTCGGTGGTGTAGAAGGCCGGCTCGAACAGCTTGTACTCCAGCAGTATCCGCTGATTCGGGCCGAGCCGGTCGTACACCTCCCGCAGCGCGGTGGCGAGCCGGTCCTGCCGGGCGCGGATGTCATCCTGGCCCGGGTAGTTCGTGCCGTCGGAGAACCACAGTTTCAGGTCCCGGGATCCAGTGGCATCCATGATGTCCACGCACTCGAGCAGGTGGTCGGTCGCCTTGCGGCGCACCCTGGGGTCGGGATTGGTGACGCTGCCCAGCATGTAGTCCGGGTCCTGGAACACGTTCGAGTTGATCGCGCCGAGCCCCATCCCCAGGTCCGTCGCGTGTTTCGCCAGGTCGGCGTAGTCGTCGACCCGGTCCCACGGGATGTGCAGCGCCACCGTCGGCGCCGCCCCGGTGAGCCGGTGCACCACAGCGGCGTCCGCGATCTTCTCGTACGGGTCGCGCGGCACGCCCTCCTGTGGGAAGACCTTGAACCGGGTGCCGGAGTTGGCGTACGCCCAGGACGGGGTTTCGATGCGCTGGGTGCGCAGGGCCTGCTTGACCCGCTCCCGGGCCGGCGCGTCGGACTGGCTCATGCTTGTTCTCCCGTCTGGGCGGCGAGCTGCGCCTCGAGGTTGA is part of the Micromonospora cremea genome and encodes:
- a CDS encoding rhamnulokinase, which gives rise to MNTVVNLAAVDLGASSGRVMVGRVGAGKLDLTEAYRFTNEPVRAGDTLHWDILRLWRGVLDGLHAAGPVASIGIDSWAVDYGLVDASGALLGNPVHYRDGRTDGVAERVAKQLGEERLYTTTGLQQLPFNTLYQLVAAAGTPQLDIAHRLLLIPDLIAYWLTGQLGAELTNASTTQLYDLRRRAWAAGLMADAGIRSELFPPLREPGTRIGPVRPDLALPGSPQVVAVGSHDTASAVVGVPAAGHHFAYISCGTWSLVGVELDAPVLSEASRRANFTNESGVDGTFRYLRNVMGLWLLQESLRAWGGGDLTDLLRRAAREPAFRSVVDPDDPAFLPPGDMPTLIADACRRAGEPVPAGPAATVRCIMDSLALAHRRAVRQAQQLSGRHVDAVHIVGGGARNELLCQLTADACGLPVLAGPVEATALGNVLVQARAAGVINGDLAALRTVLRGTEHIVRYEPRGDEVAWRAAEDRMGG
- a CDS encoding helix-turn-helix domain-containing protein; the protein is MVRSPVLDEEDLRLLRLLAAGLPLETVARRLGLSERTVRRRIRAVCDRLDVKAPIQAVVWAVRRGML
- a CDS encoding bifunctional rhamnulose-1-phosphate aldolase/short-chain dehydrogenase, with product MHSEVQALIARSNRLGADPTTTNYAGGNTSAKGEATDPVTGGPVHLLWVKGSGGDLGTITEAGLAVLRLDRLRALVDVYPGIEREDEMVAAFDYCLHGRGGAAPSIDTAMHGLVDAAHVDHLHPDAGIAVATAADGPELTKEIFGDRVRWVPWRRPGFQLGLDITAVAKANPQAIGVILGGHGITAWGATSEECERNSREIIRSAQAYLDERGRPEPFGPVVAGHEPLPPDERRARAAALATVIRGLASTDRPQVGHFTDSDVVLDFVAREGHPALAALGTSCPDHFLRTKVRPMVLDLPPTAPLADTVARLRELHAAYRDDYRAYYERHATPDSPPMRGADPAIVLVPGVGMFSFGANKQTARVAGEFYVNAINVMRGAEAVSRYAPIDEAEKFRIEYWALEEAKLARMPKPKPLATRIALVTGAGSGIGRAIAHRLAAEGACVVVTDRDTAAAEAVAGELGGADAAVAVPLDVTDAAAVAAAVRAAVLAFGGLDLVVNNAGLSLSKSLLDTTEADWDVQHDVMAKGSFLVSRETARVLIDQAMGGDIVYISSKNSLFAGPNNVAYGAAKADQAHQVRLLAAELGGHGIRVNGVNPDGVVRGSGIFAGGWGAQRAAVYGVPEEKLGEFYAQRTLLKREVLPEHVANAVFVLTAGDLTHTTGLHVPVDAGVAAAFLR
- the rhaI gene encoding L-rhamnose isomerase; the encoded protein is MSQSDAPARERVKQALRTQRIETPSWAYANSGTRFKVFPQEGVPRDPYEKIADAAVVHRLTGAAPTVALHIPWDRVDDYADLAKHATDLGMGLGAINSNVFQDPDYMLGSVTNPDPRVRRKATDHLLECVDIMDATGSRDLKLWFSDGTNYPGQDDIRARQDRLATALREVYDRLGPNQRILLEYKLFEPAFYTTDVPDWGTAYAHCLELGPKAQVVIDTGHHAPGTNIEFIVAFLLRVGKLGGFDFNSRFYADDDLMVGSADPFQLFRIMYEIVRGDALRPEAGIAFMLDQCHNIEPKIPAIIRSVLNVQEATAKALLVDAGALAAAQQAGDVLGANAALMDAYNSDVRPLLAELRADLGLDPDPMAAYARSGYFERIRAERAGGQQAGWGA